The nucleotide sequence CGGATGCCGATGCGTCGCGCGGCCCGAAATAGCACTCTTCCCAACGCCGTCGCCGGGCTTCGCGGCTAGTCATGTTGTGGTTGCGTTCGGCCGCAATGCGTGCGGCGGAGCTTTGGGCGCGAGTCCGGGCGCGTTTGGGCATCATCGCGTCGCGGTTTCCGCAGTGATCCTGTGGCCTCCGAGCGGGGGGCGGCAGCTCCGGGCTGGGCGCGAATAGTCCCGGGAGAAGCCATGCGCTGCCCGGCGTGGTGACGTAGGTCTGCCCATCGGGCAACGACCAGATGACAGTTGCATCCGGTAGCTGCTTGTCGTGCCAGCCCCAAAATGTCTTGAGCAGATGATGTTTGCGGCAGAGGCATTTCAGGTTCGACGGATGCGTCGCTCCGCCGTCGCTGTACGGGATTGTGTGATCGACATCGCACTGGGTTGCGGGGCGATCGCAGCCGGGTGCCCGGCAGGTCAGGTCGCGGGCGCGAACAAAGTCCATCAAGGCCAGGGACGGTACATATCCGGTTTCGGCCAGTTTCGGCGTCGGCATCGGTTGGAGCTTGGCTGATTTGGCCAGTTCGCGCACGATCTCGGCGGGGATGATCCCGTCGCCCGGAAGAACTCCCGGCGCCTCGCCGGCCCCGTCCACCGTGTCGCGGCCGGCGACAACGTGAATCACCACTCGGCTGGGTTGTTGCGGAGCGCCCGCGGCCGGGCAGTCCGTCCTGCCGCAGCCGCATATCAGCCGGTCCTGACCGACGGCCAACGTGCCCAGTGCGTCCGCACGCCGCTGTACGACGGTACGCGGATCATCGGCACAGACTGTCTTGGCGAGTTCGTCGAGGCGACGCGCTAGCGCCTCGGCCGTCGCCGCGAAGACCTGGCCGTTGACCAACGCCATCCCGGGCTCGAGCGGGGCGCAGTCCACATACCGGTCGGCGGCATCGCGTCGCGAGCGGCGTACGGCGTCGCGATCGAATTTTGCAACCACGCGATCGACCTCTGTCGCGAGCTTCCAACTGGTCATCGATGGCCAGCGGGGCGCCTTGATGGCCAGTCGAGCGTCCACGGCCGCCAGGGCGTCAGGGTCGGTGATCAGATCGGTGCGAAACACAATCGTGCGGAACAGCCGAAAGTCGATGCCGCCGGCCCGGAACTCCGCACCCAACTGCGGTAGCCGCTCACGCATCGCCCGCGCATAGCGCAGGTTGCTGTGCCCCATTGCCACGCTGGTGTTTAGCGCTGCGGCGACCTCAGCCGCTACCGCGTCGCGGGTGTCGGCCACCCAATCCTCGCGGTTGCCGTGCTGGGACAGCCGCAACCGAAACAGATCGCCGATGGCCGCCAGGCGTTCCGCGGCAGCCCGGGCCTCGGCCCGCGCGGCGGCGGTGATCCGAGTCAGGGTTGCGGAACTGTCAGTGTCGAACACATGTTCGATCATATGCTGGTCCACCGACACCGTGGGGCGCAGCACCTGAGCACGCACATCGCGGCCTACCATCGCTCGTGTGCTGCGCAACCGGGTCACCGCCCCCGCCTGGGCGGCGCGCGCCTGATGCAGACCTTGCCGGAAGACATTCGCGCCGACGAGGCCAACGTGGTCACCTTGCCCGATGGGCGCGAACTTGCCTGCCTCGAATGGGGCGACCCCACCGGATACCCGACGTTCTACTTTCACGGCACACCAAGCTCGCGGCTGGAAGGAGCCTTCGCCGACGGCGCCGCGCGGCGTGCCCGGTTTCGGCTCATCGCCGTCGACCGGCCCGGCTACGGGCGATCGACGTTCCAAGAGGGCCGCACATTGCGGGACTGGCCGGCAGACGTCTGCGCTTTGGCCGACGCGCTGGGGTTGGACAAGTTCGGCGTGGTGGGTCATTCGGGGGCGGGACCGCACCTGTTCGCCTGCGGTGCCCGGATTGCCCCCTCGCGTCTGGCGTTCATCGGCGCACTCGGCCCCTGGGGGCCGCTGGCGACGCCGGAAATCATGGGTAGCCTCAATTTGGCGGACCGGTCCTACGCCCGTCTGGCCCAACATGGGCCGCGGTTGTTTCACGCCCTGTTCGCCCCGCTCGGTTGGTGTGCAAAGTACGCACCCGGACTGTTCACCAAGCTGATAACCGCTTCGGTACCCGCGGTCGACAAGCACCGGATGCGTGACAAACGCTTCGTCCAACACTTCCAGGCGGTGCAGCTCGAGGCGTTTCGGCAAGGCAGCCGGGGCGCCGCCTACGAAGCGTTTCTCGAGTATCGGCCGTGGGAGTTCGACCCCAGTGAGGTGGACGTGCCCACCCATATCTGGCTGGGCACCCACGACAGCTTCGTGCCGCGCGAGATGGGGGAGTACCTCGAGCGGGTGATCCCCAACGTCGAGTTGCATTGGGCCGCCGGCAAGGGCCATTTCAACGTCGAGGACTGGGATGCGATTTTCGCTGCCTGCGCCGCCGACATCTGAGCTCGCCGGCTGGCGGCGCTATTCGCGCCTTAGCCGCGACTCCACGAACCGCTCCAACTGTTCCCACTCGCGCACCGCTTTCGCATACGGAGCCGCCGGCTTGCTGCCCGAATCGGGGTCCAACACGTAGGCCACCAACTTGCCCAGCGGCTTGGCCGGGTTGAGCGCCTTGTCGACGGTGCCTTCCTCGGAGTAGTCGCCGATGTCGCGGAGCAATTCGACGGCCAGGTCGAGCTGGTCATGATCCACCGCCTCGGGCCCGTCGGCGAAATCGTCGGCCAGCCCGGTCAACACGTAGATGTTTTCGTCGGTCACATCCACCGCCAGTGAGCCGTCCGTGGCGGCGGTGCGGATGTCGTCGTAGGTGGCCAAATCCGACAGATCGTGATCATGCTCGTCGGCAAGATAGCGCGCGAGCGCCCGCTCGGAGCTGAAGACGCTGATCCGGCCGTTGCGGCCCAGGAAGATCGGGCGATCGTCCAGGTAGCAACGAAGCGTGTAGAGGTTGCCCGCGCCGGTCATGATCCGGATCGGGTCAATCCCCACCTTCAGCCAGAAATCCTCGTCGCCGCCCAGCACGACGGTGTCGCCGGCGGCGCGGTCTTCTTCGACGGAGTCTTCCTCGGCTTCGTCGGCTTCGTCGGCTTCGTCCTCGGCGGCCTCGTCCTCGTCGTCCTCATCCGCGGAGTCAGCGCTGGCCTCGTCGTCCTCGCCGGCTGCGCCCTCGTCCTCTTCGGGCTCCTCGGGCTCCTCTTCCAATTCCTCGGCGGCCTTGGCGGATAGCTTCTCGTCAACCTCAGGGGTACTGACGACTTCTTCGATCGCCTTGAGCACGTCGTCCCAGCTGCGAGCGATGATCTCGGCGATCGCGTTCCAGCGTTTCTGGCCGGCTTTACCGGAGAAGTAATCGATGCCGCCCGACACGGTGCCCAGCGTCGGATTGCCGTTGAAGAACTTCGAAACCGCCGTCAGCTCGCAGACCGATCCGATCGACGACACGATCGCCAGGGTTGCGGCCATCGCGTTCACCGATTCCTCGGTCGGCTTTTCGGCCACCAGCTCCTCGACGATGACCAGATCGAACTTCTTGTCGTCGGCCGGATCGAAGTTGTGGGCGTGAGCCTCCGTCAGGTCCTGCCACCCCGGGTGATCAACCAGGTCGTTGTCGGTGTCGGTGCGTACGAATGCGACCAGGTCCGCGACGCTGTCGAAGACGTAGAGGTCCTCGTCCTTGCCCAGGAACGCCTCCCACTCGTCCCCGGAGTCACGCCAGCGCGGTGCCCACAGCGTGTAGTGGTCACCATCGGACAGGCTCAGGCGAATGGGCACGAGGTCAGCAGCCATGCGGCACAGAATAGCGACGGCCCGCC is from Mycobacterium marinum and encodes:
- a CDS encoding HNH endonuclease signature motif containing protein is translated as MIEHVFDTDSSATLTRITAAARAEARAAAERLAAIGDLFRLRLSQHGNREDWVADTRDAVAAEVAAALNTSVAMGHSNLRYARAMRERLPQLGAEFRAGGIDFRLFRTIVFRTDLITDPDALAAVDARLAIKAPRWPSMTSWKLATEVDRVVAKFDRDAVRRSRRDAADRYVDCAPLEPGMALVNGQVFAATAEALARRLDELAKTVCADDPRTVVQRRADALGTLAVGQDRLICGCGRTDCPAAGAPQQPSRVVIHVVAGRDTVDGAGEAPGVLPGDGIIPAEIVRELAKSAKLQPMPTPKLAETGYVPSLALMDFVRARDLTCRAPGCDRPATQCDVDHTIPYSDGGATHPSNLKCLCRKHHLLKTFWGWHDKQLPDATVIWSLPDGQTYVTTPGSAWLLPGLFAPSPELPPPARRPQDHCGNRDAMMPKRARTRAQSSAARIAAERNHNMTSREARRRRWEECYFGPRDASASDDEEPPPF
- a CDS encoding alpha/beta fold hydrolase, producing the protein MQTLPEDIRADEANVVTLPDGRELACLEWGDPTGYPTFYFHGTPSSRLEGAFADGAARRARFRLIAVDRPGYGRSTFQEGRTLRDWPADVCALADALGLDKFGVVGHSGAGPHLFACGARIAPSRLAFIGALGPWGPLATPEIMGSLNLADRSYARLAQHGPRLFHALFAPLGWCAKYAPGLFTKLITASVPAVDKHRMRDKRFVQHFQAVQLEAFRQGSRGAAYEAFLEYRPWEFDPSEVDVPTHIWLGTHDSFVPREMGEYLERVIPNVELHWAAGKGHFNVEDWDAIFAACAADI
- a CDS encoding primosomal protein — its product is MAADLVPIRLSLSDGDHYTLWAPRWRDSGDEWEAFLGKDEDLYVFDSVADLVAFVRTDTDNDLVDHPGWQDLTEAHAHNFDPADDKKFDLVIVEELVAEKPTEESVNAMAATLAIVSSIGSVCELTAVSKFFNGNPTLGTVSGGIDYFSGKAGQKRWNAIAEIIARSWDDVLKAIEEVVSTPEVDEKLSAKAAEELEEEPEEPEEDEGAAGEDDEASADSADEDDEDEAAEDEADEADEAEEDSVEEDRAAGDTVVLGGDEDFWLKVGIDPIRIMTGAGNLYTLRCYLDDRPIFLGRNGRISVFSSERALARYLADEHDHDLSDLATYDDIRTAATDGSLAVDVTDENIYVLTGLADDFADGPEAVDHDQLDLAVELLRDIGDYSEEGTVDKALNPAKPLGKLVAYVLDPDSGSKPAAPYAKAVREWEQLERFVESRLRRE